From the Rhinoderma darwinii isolate aRhiDar2 chromosome 12, aRhiDar2.hap1, whole genome shotgun sequence genome, one window contains:
- the GREM1 gene encoding gremlin-1: protein MNHLVYALGPMLLLFGLLVPNIEGNKKVRGSQGAIPPPDKGQPNDSEQGQAGPGNRGRGKGKGQALVAEEVLESSQEALHVTERKYLKRDWCKTQPLKQTIHEEGCNKRTILNRFCYGQCNSFYIPRHIRREEGSFQSCSFCKPKKFTTMVVTLNCPELQPPTKKKRITRVKQCRCISIDLD from the coding sequence ATGAACCATTTGGTTTATGCACTGGGACCCATGCTCCTTCTCTTCGGACTCTTGGTGCCAAACATTGAAGGGAATAAAAAGGTTCGTGGATCTCAAGGAGCCATACCCCCTCCTGACAAAGGGCAGCCCAATGATTCTGAACAAGGCCAGGCAGGGCCAGGGAATCGGGGCAGAGGTAAAGGAAAAGGACAAGCTCTGGTAGCTGAGGAGGTGTTGGAGTCTAGTCAGGAAGCACTACATGTAACAGAAAGAAAGTATCTGAAGAGGGACTGGTGTAAGACACAGCCACTCAAGCAAACCATCCATGAAGAAGGATGCAACAAACGCACCATCCTCAACAGGTTCTGTTATGGGCAGTGCAATTCTTTCTACATTCCCCGACATATCCGCCGTGAGGAGGGATCCTTCCAGTCCTGCTCATTCTGTAAGCCTAAAAAATTCACTACCATGGTGGTTACACTCAACTGTCCTGAACTACAGCCACCCACAAAGAAGAAAAGAATAACACGTGTCAAACAGTGTCGCTGCATCTCGATAGATCTGGACTAG